Sequence from the Acropora muricata isolate sample 2 chromosome 10, ASM3666990v1, whole genome shotgun sequence genome:
CGGGAAACAACTTTGAATAGAGCAGTTctcaaatggctgtcgaaaaaCCGATGCCAAAATACTTGCTCCGACCAACCACAAAAGAATCAACCGGCgctatgaaccaatcagaattcctagcaattacgcGTAATTTATTCAATTCCTAGCGTAATTTAATCAAAGCTCGGGAGAGATGAAGTTGGTTTTGGTCTTGCCTTTAATGGTTGTAAAATTGGCGCGGGATTTTTTAGCCGGTCGCCAAACGTAGCAATcacaatcgcgtaattactttcagcaatcatttgaaaactcctCTAAAATAACGCAAACTTCACCAAATGATGCATGGCTGGATAACAAATAGACACCAATCCCTACGAGGATGTGTACTGTTCTTTCTCACCCTTTATAACAGAAGATAATCCTGACTTGCTTTTCTTCCATGTTATGTTCAGTGGGTAACCTTCAGCGCTGCAATTTAAAGCAATGTCCTCACCCACGCGGGCATCAACCTTCGATTCGTTTCTGGGGAATCGGGCACGGACTGTTAAATTAAAGAGGAAATAAAACAACTGTAAGCAACTGTTAATCAGGGGCGTTCAACTCAGTTTCTATTTTATATTCATGCCAGGGCGAATTCAGAGCAGGCGCTATTTTTAAACCAATACatcattagccaatcaaaatatttGTATGACTTTTTATAACTCGTCATGTAAAGCGGAGATTAATTTTTCGTGGGTAATGCCATCActcgctgaaaaaaaaaatcagtctctAAATTAAAGGGAAAACTGACGTTGGCTCAGCCTGTAGGTTGGGCAAATGTTCATAGTTAGTACCTACGTTTTCTTTGTCAGAGTTtattgttcgtttgtttgttttttcctcaGTTAAATGGACCGTTCCATTTTGGGTATAGTAAAGGGCTAGTAATGGCAATGACGGACCTACACAAGGACAGAAAAAGAATGCCGGAGAGAGAAAGGGTGAAAATTGAACTAGATTCAATTCCGATCATGGTCAGAGTtttgtgggcccatttccatgcaagaacaataaaattaataattgaatACTCAAATTAATGAGATGTTACCGTGTAGATATGCATTCGAGACTGGTGTAATGCTATACGTCTGTTCTTGGTGAAATTTCACTGAAAGAAGACAGGCGTAGTTTCCACCATCCCTTCCCGTTACATTGCCGACAACAAGTGGCTGAGTGAGGTCATTTGTGCTCATCAAAGGAATCCCATTCTTGATGAAAGTGGCTCTTTCAATTGTCACTTTTGCCTCGTTGTTCTTATGGGTGAGACTGCAATAGAAATTCACCGTTTCCGCAAAGGACACTGTGTGGTTGGGTACAACGCCAGCTATGGGCAGGTCCTCCTCTGCATAGAAACAGTTTCAAAAACACTTGACAGGGCAAAAGTTGTTGGATATCCAATATATGAGAACAGTCTAGTTGTGTACGTTTTATCCCCAAAATGACCCAAATAATTCCTACATTTCCTGAGTCGTGAAACCTATGTACATGATTTTCCTGGTTTGTGGAATAATCAAAGCGAAGCGAAATCCGAGTACGACTCAAGCTTTTCGAGTGCTTAAGGACTTCcgaagtgcatccataactcgacggacgcGTGCTTACCATGAACCAATGATTGTTTTATAACACTGACATTATTTCATCACATTTTAGTTTCTCTAAACCTATTTAAAGCTTAGAGATGCATTTCAGTGACTATAGTGCGTCGTCACCGTTCGTCCATAACATTATGGAGCATGCTGAGacgtaagcaaattgcttggctgcGATTGCGTGACTTAGCTGGCTATGAAATAACTCATCTTTGACTCACTGTTCATGACAATGAATGTGAATCCCaatctgtaaatttgtttgAAATCCGACGCATGAAATCCGACGCATGAATATGTCCAAGTGTCATCTTCCGCTGTAACATTCTTGATGTTCAACGTCACGGATGTCTTATATCCTGCAAAAGAACGTATCATAACTATGACGAACGACTAGCGGTGTATCTTGACAGTTTTCACACGGAACCTTGTGCTTTTATTTAAAGCTCAGTGGTCGAGCAATGCTGTTTGTCCAGTGGAacgacataatgagattcctgacATATTatgtacacgtcacaaagtgtctgcTTGACGTAAAATACGAGCAGAACGCCGTCCAAACAGCACTAAAATTCTTTGGATTAGGGAGATGTCTTGTCAAATTACGCCCTGTGACACCTACGCGAAGCGACCTGAATCGCATTAAACACTGAGTTGTATTGCACGGTCGAGCACCTAATATATTAATCGGAAGGCAATAGCTTTGGCTTTTGTTTGGAGATCTCGCAATCTGTGCTTCTCTTAtctaaacaaattttgaaattttggctTCTTGGAATGTGAACCTAATTTTCATTGGATTCTAACGAAAATAAGCgaacaaattaatgaaaattgaaTTGATTTACACTGCAAGTTGTCGCTGGTAATGATCTAaaggcctgtttatatggtctcgggtaGCCGAGACAACCCTTCCCCCGAGTTACCCGGGGCGAGATATTTTTCcactcatttgtttaaaaaattgtatcaattataattatattagATCTGGCGGCCGATGTATGTTACCCGAGATAAACTAAGAGTAAAGCCAGGTTCCAagctaggatccgagccaggatccgagctaggatccgagccaggatccGAGCTAGGATCCGAACCAGGATTCGAGCCAGGAACCTGGCTGCGCCCAGACTGTTCGCGCCTTTACTTATAAATAACTGAATGACAGATACTTGAACAAATAGACGGGTAGTTTGCGAAAGGCTATTATCCATaatgctgcataataataataaataggtcAATGACATAAATTTCGTGTTCATGAAAGGTGTGTTTTGGTTCTAAGTACAGAATTTTACACTTAGAAGAAAACCACGTTACAATTGCATgacgccatctttgtttacGATGTTACGATTACAAAATCCTCTCCCCTACTCCCTAGAATATACCAAGGACCAAAGAAATCGTTGGGGAGTAAGCAGGAAGCAATTTCTTAGTATTTTCAGACTGGCCACTTAACTCACCTACCCTGCAATGGAGTTCATATACTAACCCAGCTACCCCTACGGGAAGTTAACGAAAATTTCGATCAGGAACCAGCATTTTACTTACTCGAAGTATCTTGGGACGAACAACGGGCATAAAAGACAAGTCAGCCTAAAAAAAACCAAGCTTTCGCTTCCTACGCGTTACTCCACATTACTTGTGACTTGTATTATATTTTTAGTCACCTGGGCCCCtctcaaacaaggaaacctGGTTATGTGACATGTCATGTTCAAAACATTgtagctcgaatcctggctggaatcctggctcggatcctagctcgaatcctggctcggatcctagctcgaatcctggctcgaatcctggctcgaagTTTAGGTATCCTCATGTTACCCGcgttcgctttcaaatgaaaagctttttagcgccaaaatcgtcactacAGCCAACGGGCACAATCGATTTAAAAAACCGgccttttattcaaagtgcaaaTTACTGTTTATTAAAGTATTTATGTATTGGTCCATTTTCTGAATGTGAAAACGCAGCTATACTTAATGAAGGACgaactacaaagaaataaaggaaaatgatgatgtttatttcgtcttaaaatgtatgcataatcaAGTAGGGTCAACTGCGTCTCGGTCACgcaattctcatataaacgcttggTAAAGTTGTCTCGGGGGGAGGGCTGTCTCGGGTAAgcgagaccatataaacaggccctaaaTTAACAGTGTGTTATTCTGCCTCAGTTAATTGTCGATTATTTATGGGAGCGCAACTCCGACCGAACCAAGCAGGATCCGGTACGAAGTAGCATTTGAGGCAGAATGCTGTGGCACAAATTCACCCGATTAATGGGGAGGGAAGTTGGGAACTCCGTTTCTTTGGCTTTCTTGCATTGACTCAAGAAAGGGGTGTTGGTTTGAGCTTTATATTATTGCTCAGCCAATAATATTCTCAGCTGTACCCAAGGTACCAGCATTCACCCCAGAATGAGTGACAATTAATGTTTTGGCAGAATATACAATATTCAAATGATTTTGTATAGTGGGCCAATCAAAATTCCGCTAGGAGAACAAAATATCTTAATTTTGAAATGTATTAATTCCTTAAAGCTTCACGTTCTTACTCATCAAGCTTCGAATCCAAGATTCCAAGGAATCTCTTCTCAACTTTGGCTGTAGCATGTATTGAATgcgccgcgaaaaaaaaaatgctgaggGCATTATCCAGTCCGATATACTAGCAAGCCGGAAACgggtttatttatttcataaccctccgaataatttctcaaagcGAATGCACGTAGATCGTTCCGTGGAAATTaaatcagacgacggatatCGTCTGACAACCATCGTCcgatttgtatcacgtgatcagttttatccaatgagagctcGAGGAAATTATTCGGTGGGTTAGAaatatttatgtatatatatatatatatatatatatatatatatatatatatatatatatatatatatatttatgtaggTTAACACGAATCCACAACTCTCTTATCTGTTAATTTTTCCAGTTACCATGGGCTTCTAGTTTGAGTGAAGTCTTCGTTGACAGACCAAGCATCAATAGATAACGGAAATATTTGCTTGCAAATAGTAATTTTATGCTTCTTCATCCCATTGTgtacttttaatttatttctttggaaGCCTGGGACTTGGGGTGGCATTGATTTGGATTACAGTCAGTTCCCCTAGCATACTTGTGCCTACTATGTCACCAGGCTTTCTGGAGAGCGTCACTTCGTTTCATCTTGACGGGGGTTATCGACGTGGTTAATTTgcattttataatttatttggGAGGAAAAGGCATAAATGGCCTATTTGCATTAATTGGTCACTTGACAATTACGTCAGCAACATATCGACAGCCTCAGAACTTGCATATGCGTATTGATGATAAAACATTTCACTGCATTTTCTCAACCGTgattttttacttttcttttcaaacacCGCTGAGCGTCAGTAATATAAGTGCTGCAGTGTACTATAAGAGGAAATGTCCATTTTACCGTGTGTTGCATTTGTCTGATAAACTCGCTCTGTGTTAGCAATGTCCATCCAATTTTgattttccttcttcttctggAATTTGACCCAAAGAGGTGGTTGTCCATTCTCCCCAATGAAACAGCATGTGTTATGAACTTCTGATCCAATAAAGGGAAACAGGTTCCTGGGAAGCGGCGGAACGATTCTAACTCctacgaaagaaaaagaagaagaagaagaagactgagaagaagaagaagtagaagaagaagaagaagaagaagaagaagacaaaaaacAGCAGCAAAAATAAaggaacaaaaacaaagtaGAAATGAAGTACGATATATAATGATATAAAAACGTAATCCTTTtctgccgccaaaacattacaaatatgccCGGCGCTCTTCGCTACCAGTAGGCTATAACATGTaacctagtagtagctcaaccaatcagaacgcagcgttgataatagaccactagttggattttactaaaagatAATCGCTCTCAGGtggtttttttctctctcttttttttttgcatgtttcaaaaacatGTTACAGTTATAAGTAGAATCATTTCAATGAAACCAACTTTAAAAGACAACTCTTGAATTAAGGACCTCTGAATATAAAGACCATCTTGGGTTACAGTGATTAGATCATAGTTACGCAGAAACGGCGAAATGActatggccgtttttatgctagagacgttaaagtcgccaagacgaatttaacgtctgagacgATAAAGTCGTCTGTTAAGCGCGTCTTTGAGACGCACTTAAAAGgaagacgttaaagttgtcagACGTTAAATGATccatctgtcgtgtttaccgtttttatactagacgctaaagtcgtctcgagacggctttaacgtcttagacaactttaacgtctctagcataaaaacggccattggCACACGTGCACCGCCTTCTGTTTCATAGCACAGCATTTTATCACCTATAAACTCATGTTTCTCATGACCCTCCCAAGAGAGGTCGGGCAACTGGACAACCGTGACTTCACGGGCTCAGACATGGAGTCTGTTTGTTCTTTCGGCATCAGTAGTACCCGTGGTTACTTACAATTCAAGAACCGATGACAATTCAGTGTCTGAAACGTGATCAATCTACGGGCACTTCAGTTGCACCAGCCTGGAGGTGCAGATCTGACTGACAGTGTGCACGGTTACTTGATCTGATCGAGGGTCTCACAGGCCGGGGGTTACCCGTTATATTAGCCGTGAAACTTCAAATGAAGTTCACTGTAAGGCGTGAAAATGGCAGcaacaacaaattaaataaaataaccGCTAgccgtgaaaacaaaaaaattgaaaagcattCAGCGTGCACTTTTGATCATGAAAGTGGGATAGAGAGTATTTAGAAATATTTAGAGACTTCAGAGCACTCGACACCATTAAAATTACCTCTTTGAGGAAGGGGGATTTGGGATTTTTGCTTTTGCGGTTTCGGCCATTTTTTAGTTCGGTTTTTGTCGCGAAAAacgtttttcggttttggtttttgcttcGGTTTTTGTTCTGTGTCGCTCTCGGTTTCCGGTTTTAGGCAAACATAAAATTGGGTTTTCCGATTTACTTTTGGATGCCAGTTCCGTGTTTTTGCGGTTTCTCTTCGGAAAATATGCACCTCAATGAGCTCAACCGCGTATACGTCTTCTCTCTGATTTTGCTTGCGGCTTTAAgttttgaatgaaatttatttcagtgttgtcgttttctattattatttttttacggTTTTGCGGCTTTTACTATACCCCTATGCTGCCCTCCTCTTTTGATATGCTCTGACGAGGTCTGGAAGACAAGTCAAGCCCCGGTCAAGGTTTGACGCTTGAACAAGACAAAATGTACGTCcgcattgtcataattaattaCTTACTCTATTCAATTTGTCTGCTAAGTACCTACAAACTATCACAAGggacatttctttgtttttcatttaagtTAACCGTGAAGGAAGAAAGATAAGCCGTGAAAACCAactttttttggtattttggTATTGTCCATTAACGAAATTATGCGAGCAAAGTTTAATAGGAACTTCGCTCAAAGCATAAAATATCCCATTTGAAACAAAGCAGTTCTTAGGTAACGCTCTAAAAACTCATTTGTATAGAGACAAAATATTCAATCCTCACAAAATTGTCATGCGTGCATTAACTAcgtttttattatcattatttttctgtgttttctttAATGAAGTGAGAGCGCGGAAGAGCTTTTTATCTTACGTtggaacaatttttttcttggggTCGAAAGGATCacttatttttttgtcatttcaagAAATACTGTGGCCGCCAAAAGCTAATAGAACTGCAATTGAAGCAAGAGAAATTATATTTGAGTTGAAACGTGATTATCGAAAATAAGAATAattgactttcaaaaaaaaaaaaaatcagagttGCACATTGCATGAAACCATAACACTATTTTTAGGATTTAAAGTTTAATTAACAAATTTAATGTTCCAGAGGAGATCAAGTCATAATATTTGACCAATCTTTATAATGGCTTAAGATTTAGAATTTAGAAGCGGATGTGTAACTGTTACACTAGATGATTAAGATATACTGATGACGAAATTTTGTTTCCACTGGCTACAGTACTTGGTAGTTATTTCAATAATGCTTACAAATCATATTTTTAATCGGCTATAACGAATCATGCATGTTTTGTCACGACATGTGATTACTTTTATTCCATATCTTAAACTAAGGTGAAAGGTTTGGTAACTGCATTTATCATATAATCTCGTGCAAAGGGGTTAAAGAAGGTTGCCTTTTGCTGGAACACACAGAAGAAAGTTCTCGATTATGTGATCGTTATATCAATCTTGAAATTGAATTCGTTGAATTTTCATGACAAGTGAATCATCCCACACACTCGCCACTGGGATGTCAAAAATCGTGAAAAACGTAAGGCGTTTGGAAGCATCTATACAAAATAAAGCAGCAATATTTGTTATAATAACGGTTGCATGAATTCATTCCACGAATATTCACGGAAGAGCAGGAAAGGGGACCATCCGATATTGAATGTCAGAATCATTGCAACCCACCTTCTACGGAAAATGCGCCCAGGAATACAAAGAGGCTCCAAGAGATTGCGGAATTTTCCATGTGTACACCTCATTCAATTTTGAGAGCGATTGCAACTTGATCgagaagcaaagaaaacaagTCTCCCAGTGAGAATTGAAAACTACACTTGTTGATGCTTCTATAGCTCAGTTCTTCTTAGATCTACACCTATATAAATAAGAAATTGTCAGATGATCGAAAGCCTGCTTCTGACTGGCTAGATCAGTTCTAACATGTTTAGTTAAACAAAAGCATATTAAacaccttaaatttatttccaaTGAGTTATAGTCGCGGTTATACGCTGTTGAAAcatgtttttgtgtacattgtTTTCTTACTTTATTCTTTAAAGCCATTTTCAAGTGAGATAAAGAATATCGCGATGATCACGTTACCGTTTTCGCTTCCGGTTCTGTAATGCCGGCGAATTCTAAAAAGGTGAAATTTTCAAGTTCCCATCGTTTCTAGTCGTAAGACAGAATGTGTAGTCAAAAGAATGAATTTATAACACTATTTACCAAGTAGCATCGCGGTATTCCAGCATCGGAAACTGTAAACCTTGAGTCTTTTTACAGCTACAGACAGAAGGTGTTAATAATGATCCAACAATCATGGAAACCagtcaaaacaaacaaattcattGTTTCAAGGAGAAAACTGTTTCCATTCGAGATCGCTCGATTAGAAATGAGACATTCAGTAGCGGAAGGTCAGTTCTAACCCTGAAAACGAATAATTCTGCAAACCTGCACGgttctttcattttcatatttttaaaacacAGTGTTAGCCTTATAAATTTattatattttcaaaattgtgacTTGACAGTTATAGAAGTTCGAGAACAGCCTATGTAACTTGTAACTTTCACCAGGAGCCACTGATCGGCTCCTGCTTTCAAATTTTGCAATAAATCTGTTAATGCATTGACAAGTACTTACTTAAAAGCTTGCTGTTTAGACAGGAAAAGCGCAAGCATAATACCGAATGACTTGTTATCTACAGAGGTTCCACGTGGAAACTGAATGACGTATCATCGCGCAGAATGTCCGAGTTGCTCTCGGGACGTTTAGTTGCAGTTCAGTCAGAATCAGGCTGGTTTAACAGATACGTTGTTTTAAACATAAAGTTAGGCTCCCCTTAACAATAGAAAAAAGACTTTTCAAACTAACGAATCGACGATAAACGACTCCAACTGAGGCGATTAGTTGCATGGGTATTGACAAAACCTGGTAGAGTTCAACCTGGGAAGACAAACCCATGAGTGGCTAAAACGCGTGACCGCAAGAACGGGGCATAACCACTCAAAAATCCAACGCCCTCGTGACAGTGACTGCAGCTCGccttttgttgctgtttacctATTATTGAAGTAAAAGGATCTCGTTCAAGAGCCGAGGTGTCTttccatgcaaaataatcattaGAAAAATTGTGAATGCTGAATTGCAAAGAggggccattttgaatttggaTTGCTTTGGGGACAAGAGCTCACATGGTGGACGGGTAGATCCTCAACATAATGTGGCTCGCCACGAGACCCTAGGACCCTTAATTTTAATGGCCAATGAATGAGTATATTGATGCGAGCGCCTTTAGGACGAATAAAGAGCCCTCAATTCTTGCCATACAATTTGTGAATGATACGTTTAGAATGATGTCTAAAGGTGCGTTGTTTTGGGATCATCTCGATCAGGATCAACGATCCAAGATTACTCCAATCATGGTGCATTAAAGGAACTCGATGAATCCTTTTGTCAAAGGATAAATCCTTTGACAAAAGATTTATATCCTTTGATGTACCATGATCCGAGCAATCCTTGATCGTTGATCCCCGATCCAGATCACCCCAAATGAGTGTACCTCAAATATTTTGCACGCTAGTCACTAGAGTTCAGTCCCTGGTAATTTGCCATGTTAGAAACCACCTGCATAGCTAGGTACCACTTGCTGGTCACTTGTGGGTGCTAAAGGCAAAGAAAACCCTGGATAGGAGGATGAGTTAAACCTTAAATCATATCACTCTGAACTGTAAATTCTTCGTGTTACATTAGATCATATAGGCTCAATTTTGTCGCTCATGTATCTGAACAAGTAAAAGAGGCACGTGCCAAGGTGTCTGCGTTAATTTTACTttataaaagtttatttttaaccaattaTCCTAACTATGTGAAGAATATGTGCACTCTCCGTTCTACTATCTATAATTTACGCGGTAACTATATTCTTACACTCCGTATGCCTAAAACTACTACTTATGGCCTTCGTTCTTTTTCTTATCATGCTGCCAATCAATGGAACTCACTGCCGGACTTTTCGCGAACTGTCAATTTTAATGAAAAGTAATAGCTAACCTTGATTTTATGTAAATTTGATAGTTTTTACTTTAGTGTTTTTAAATTTCTATATATAGTTCTATTTCTTTTAGCCATAACTTGTAAATATTGTACAGAACTGTAGTTAATAAGTTGttgtatattttgttatttttgttattgttttctcgGAAAAATTAGCTTTTACAATAGCTACTCTTAAATTCGaggaaaaataaagtttatgtatgtatgtatgtatgtatgtatgtatgtatgtatgtatgtacggAGGATTCATAGGTTTATTCCTTAGACGTAATGTGCCGCCCTCATAAAGCATATAACTTGCCCCATCTAGAATATTGTTCACGGTCCGCTACTACTTGCCGCAGGTGGAAGAGGTCAAGTTCAAAAATTAGAGGACGCCAATAATTATATTCTTAGATCTATTTTAGGGTATAGTGAAAGTATACACCATACAACCATTTATTAAATATGGCTGGTACAAGAACGctagaagaaagaagaaaattccagTCCCTAGTTTTGGTATATAAATGTATTCATAAAGAAGCCCTAAGGTACATAGAATAATCTTTTAAGAGGGTCGGGGACAATTTCAACGCTACTCAATTTCAATCTAGAATAGCGCCATATGATACGGtcattctcattttttttttggcagtaAAACTTTGGAATTCGTTACCCACGTATGTTAGAAACGCCAAGGATACTTTTAAACGTCTTGTAAAGAAACAAGTTTTTAGATATATTTAAGAATggttaattaaattttcttttatttttaatggtttttGTTTCACACACATCTTTTAACGAGTTCAGTATTACTCCAAGATGTAGCGTGGGTAAATAAAgtattgctgttgttgttgttgttgctccTTTTTTCTAATTTTGATGCCGCTCTTCTTTGCACGAATCCTGACTAGGGAGGAGGAGGATGGTCCGAGTTGGAGTTAGGCGGGCCACTGTTGAGCTAGTCAGGATCAAATTGTCTGATTGAGCATTTAATCTTTTTTGCATGAATTTTCCACACTTGACTTTTAATTTGCTCGTTGTTAGTTGATTTGGGAAAGGGTTGGGCTGAAAGCTTTCGGCAGACCCTGAAGAAAAGTCGTCACACAATCTCGATGCGGCGTGACAAAATTTAATAGGGAGAGAGGGCGTGAATTGTTAGCCTCGTTTTAGTTTTCTTGACCGCGAGTAATTCCTTGGGCGAGAGGTTAAGAGGTGCGGTGGACATCAAGATGGCCGCTTCGAAATTGATCCAGTGTTTGGCGATCTTTCTAACTTGGCATGGAAAATCTCAAGGTGGGGAAAACGCCTCATTATTGTACTACAAAAATGCTTAATGTAAATTCCAATTGAGAAATGTAGGGGGCTTTTAAAACAAGAAATCAAGGAGCACAGAATTCATGCAGATGAATaactatatatacatatatatttatatgctAACTAAAAGAAACAAGCTGTCGGCTTAAAATCCGGAAAAGGTAaaccatttttttcattttcaatcttACATTGGTTCCCTTTCAAGAATAGGACGAGACTCGCTGCAGGATTATGTATGTAAGCCTACGTTTTAGCAAGCAACGAGTGAACAGTTTCTAACGAACAGCTTACCGATGCAAATTTCAAGCTCCAAATTTTACGCAGTTAAAATGTTTCTGTTTATtccaatttgatttgattttgcttTCCCTAAATGATGAAATTATTGTCTTAAGTTTCAGTGCACAAAAATGGAGTATCGATGGCTaaacattggaaaaaatataatttcgAATTCCAGTAAACAAAAGGTTTACGTAAGCGTTTCTAAAATCATAAGTACTCCTTGCCTTATTTAAGAAAATATAGGGAAATGCAGCGTAGCTTTCTCTGTTACTAAGACTGAAGAGTTTTGATGAC
This genomic interval carries:
- the LOC136888322 gene encoding cell adhesion molecule DSCAM-like isoform X2 — its product is MENSAISWSLFVFLGAFSVEGVRIVPPLPRNLFPFIGSEVHNTCCFIGENGQPPLWVKFQKKKENQNWMDIANTERVYQTNATHGYKTSVTLNIKNVTAEDDTWTYSCVGFHASDFKQIYRLGFTFIVMNKEDLPIAGVVPNHTVSFAETVNFYCSLTHKNNEAKVTIERATFIKNGIPLMSTNDLTQPLVVGNVTGRDGGNYACLLSVKFHQEQTYSITPVSNAYLHVRARFPRNESKVDARVGEDIALNCSAEGYPLNITWKKSKSGLSSVIKAWRIVGSIRAVHWDFLENRFFTLYSKVIKLQPLPQ
- the LOC136888322 gene encoding cell adhesion molecule DSCAM-like isoform X1: MENSAISWSLFVFLGAFSVEGVRIVPPLPRNLFPFIGSEVHNTCCFIGENGQPPLWVKFQKKKENQNWMDIANTERVYQTNATHGYKTSVTLNIKNVTAEDDTWTYSCVGFHASDFKQIYRLGFTFIVMNKEDLPIAGVVPNHTVSFAETVNFYCSLTHKNNEAKVTIERATFIKNGIPLMSTNDLTQPLVVGNVTGRDGGNYACLLSVKFHQEQTYSITPVSNAYLHVRARFPRNESKVDARVGEDIALNCSAEGYPLNITWKKSKSGLSSVIKATDRFKLEQQCLYCPSILFIQNFSVEDCGQYSCSALGFPGKQVFHVVFKGDQASTPSTVTTAVSPAAGTTAISSSASYLAAFFFAFLKIWGTV